In the Fibrobacter sp. genome, TTTTGGGTCGTTACCTGAGTGCCGAAGCTGAACATGGCGCCATGACTCGTGCAGTTTCTGGTGACATCACTTTCAACTACACAAACGACGCTTCCAACGGCGAGTACGTTGGCTACATCAACACCAAAGGTAGTAAGATTCGCCTGCCCATGAACATTATGCAGGCTGGCGACTACATCATGCGCTATCGTTATGCTAACGGCGGCGACGCAGATGCCACCCATAAGGTGACTGTCAACGGGAAGTCCCAGACAGTAAAGCTTCCAAAGACTGGTGCGTGGGGCAAGTTCCCTGAAAGTTCCGTGGCCATGATTCCTACCACTCTTAAGCGTGGTGGTAACTTCATCGAAGTGGAACCGGACCAGAACTATGCAGAACTGGACCGTATCGACTTCCTCCGCGTGATTCGTGATACCATTCCGGCTAACGGTTTTGATAACGGTATCAAGGTTCGCCTCACCGACAAGGATCAGTTCGCCATTAAGGCCGGCGGTTATGCCATCTTCGAAAACGTGGTGACCGACTCCATCAAGAGCACCGATGTGAAGGTTCAGCTCCAGCAGTGCAGCGGCGGTACCTTGAGTATCCGCGATGGTTCCAAGAGCGGCACCGAACTTTCCAAGTGCACCATTCCTGCTTCTTGCGGAACCGGCACCTGGACCGAAGTCTCCTGCTCTGCAACCGCAAAGCTCAAGGGCGTGAAGGACTTCTACCTGACTGCAGCCGACAACAGTGGCGAAGTTCTGGTGGGCAACATCAAGTTCGGTAATGGTGCTCCCGCTCCTGCAACCCTCACCAAGCATGGCGCAGGCCCTTCTTCACAGACTGTTGAAGCTGGCGCAGAAATCACTGGCTTCTACTACGAATTTGCAAATGCCTCTGGCGTCAAGGTGACTGGCCTTCCCGCAGGCATCAAGGCTGACGTGGACGCAGCCGGCAAGAAGGTGACTTTCAGCGGCAAGGTGGATGCAAATGTTGCTGCAGGCGAATATGCCTACACCATCGAAACCACCGGTGGCATTGAAAACGCAAAGCTCACTGCAACTATCACCGTGACTCGCATGGATGTTCCTGCAGTTTCCAGCAGCTCCGCAAAGCAGGAAACATCTAGTTCCAGCATCGCTCCGGCTGAATCCAGTAGCAGCACTGGAACTGCAGCGCTTGCTCCTGTGGCAGTTGCAAAGCTAGGTTACTCTGTAGTTCGTAACGGCAACAACTACACAGTACGTTTCGACAAGGTCGGCAACTACAATCTCTACGTTCTGAATTCTATGGGCCAGGTTGTAACTCGCAAAACCGTGGGCTTGCAGTCCGAGATAACGA is a window encoding:
- a CDS encoding family 43 glycosylhydrolase, whose protein sequence is MGFGLTSRKGLGIFSAAFVAMVMAGQSVMAADWYAKDNRQGGHDPTMFRDENGYILMSTNNNLAMSTSEDMVRWTGKGRALSDKPNWDSWLHKAVGGKHDGIWAPDLFRMGNKYGIFYCGSVFGQRTSAIGLATNSKLDFSNPSAGWADQGEIVRTTNNNNYNAIDADVVQTANGEYWMTYGSWNRGGIRLVKLDPNTGKQAADDKTNYQIATRNGSGIEGPSLIEHDGKYFLFTAWDVCCKQGDEIEQTTYKTAMGRADKVNGTYYDRSGKKLNDGGGTILMQRYSRYVGPGGGEAFKDLNRIRFVHHYYDLTGDKFNHIHIRDVVFTDDNWPEMGQPFLGRYLSAEAEHGAMTRAVSGDITFNYTNDASNGEYVGYINTKGSKIRLPMNIMQAGDYIMRYRYANGGDADATHKVTVNGKSQTVKLPKTGAWGKFPESSVAMIPTTLKRGGNFIEVEPDQNYAELDRIDFLRVIRDTIPANGFDNGIKVRLTDKDQFAIKAGGYAIFENVVTDSIKSTDVKVQLQQCSGGTLSIRDGSKSGTELSKCTIPASCGTGTWTEVSCSATAKLKGVKDFYLTAADNSGEVLVGNIKFGNGAPAPATLTKHGAGPSSQTVEAGAEITGFYYEFANASGVKVTGLPAGIKADVDAAGKKVTFSGKVDANVAAGEYAYTIETTGGIENAKLTATITVTRMDVPAVSSSSAKQETSSSSIAPAESSSSTGTAALAPVAVAKLGYSVVRNGNNYTVRFDKVGNYNLYVLNSMGQVVTRKTVGLQSEITIENLPQGNFIFRVMKR